The following are from one region of the Nicotiana tabacum cultivar K326 chromosome 3, ASM71507v2, whole genome shotgun sequence genome:
- the LOC142176487 gene encoding uncharacterized protein LOC142176487, which translates to MKSIEQSLKNIQGLNGQKSVSYADLCMFPHVHLPIDFETPKFEKYNGHGDPIAHLKRYCSQLRGAGGKEELLMAYFRESLAGIASEWYMDQDISHWHICDDLVRDFVRQFQYNVDIALDRNSLSNLKNKSSESFQEYAIKWHEQAARIMRSTMGKPFAEAIKIGEMVESGLKTGRILIKSAIRATSQEIQSGSGGAANRKKKEEVAMMASSMRNPRQP; encoded by the exons atgaaaagcatagaacaaagTCTTAAGAACATACAAGGGCTGAATGGCCAGAAGAGTGTCTCCTACGCTGacttgtgcatgttccctcatgttCATCTGCCCATCGATTTcgagactcccaaatttgaaaaatataatggACATGGGGACCCCATAGCTcacttgaaaaggtattgcaGTCAGTTAAGAGGagcgggcggaaaagaagaactctTGATGGCTTACTTTAGGGAGAGTTTAGCCGGAATTGCAtccgaatggtatatggaccaagacattTCCCACTGGCACATATGTGATGACTTAGTTCGAGACTTTGTCAGACAATTCCAGTACAACGTGGACATAGCTCTAGAtagaaactctttgtccaatttaaAAAATAAGTCTTCAGAGAGTTTCCAAGAGTACGCTATCAAGTGGCATGAACAAGCTGCCAGG ATCATGAGGTCCACTATGGGTAAGCCATTTGCAGAAGCCATAAAGATTGGGGAAATGGTAGAAAGTGGTTTGAAAACAGGTCGCATCCTAATCAAGTCGGCTATAAGAGCCACTTCTCAAGAAATCCAGAGCGGGTCAGGGGGTGCAGCAAAccggaaaaagaaagaagaagtagCAATGATGGCCTCAAGTATGAGAAATCCCCGTCAACCCTGA